The Campylobacterota bacterium sequence TCGCTGGAAAGATCGCACAGTACGACGGTCGAACCGAAACTGACGCGGGCGTGTTCGAGCTCGCCGGGGTCGACGATCTGCGCCCGGGAAATGACGTCTCCGAGTTCGGCGATACGGTTGCCGATGAAAGCCTGTTTCTCGCGCGCGGCGTGGTATTCGGAATTTTCTTTGAGGTCGCCGTATTCTTTGGCCCGTTCGATTTCGGCGTTTACGGCCGGAAGATCGATCGTTTTGAGGGTATTCAGCTCATCGGACAGGCGCTGAAACCCGTATTTGGTCATGGGTTCTTTTTGCTCCACGGTA is a genomic window containing:
- the greA gene encoding transcription elongation factor GreA, with translation MEQKEPMTKYGFQRLSDELNTLKTIDLPAVNAEIERAKEYGDLKENSEYHAAREKQAFIGNRIAELGDVISRAQIVDPGELEHARVSFGSTVVLCDLSSDEEVTYTIVGGCESNPDMGLISFNSPLAKALLGREEGDEFSARLPGGEKTFEVVEVKYQEIVFECH